The following are encoded in a window of Ranitomeya variabilis isolate aRanVar5 chromosome 6, aRanVar5.hap1, whole genome shotgun sequence genomic DNA:
- the ACAA1 gene encoding 3-ketoacyl-CoA thiolase, peroxisomal, whose amino-acid sequence MHRVRVVLGHLPGTPRGIRAETTSVTSDRSQDIVIVHGRRTPICKAKRGAFKETTPDELLSSVMTAVLKDVNLKPELLGDICVGNVLQPGGGALVARIGQFLSGIPETVPLSSVNRQCSSGLQAIINIAGGIRNGSYDIGLACGVESMSLRSVGNPGDLSPRTVDESKARDCLIPMGITSENVAERFGITRQKQDLFSLASQERAAAAQRSGNFKAEIVPVTTSFTDDQGNPTTITVTEDDGVRPSTTLEGLAKLRPAFKDDGSTTAGNASQVSDGAAAVIVAKRSAAVQLGLPIMGVLKSFAVVGVPPDIMGVGPAYAIPAALEKAGLTVHDIDVYEINEAFASQAVYCVEKLGIPLQKVNPNGGAIALGHPLGCTGTRQTVTLLNELKRRGKRGYGVVSMCIGTGMGAAAVFEYPGH is encoded by the exons ATGCACAGAGTGCGGGTTGTGCTGGGACATCTCCCGGGGACCCCCAGGGGTATTCGGGCAGAGACCACCTCAGTCACATCGGACCGATCTCAGGACATCGTCATTGTGCATGGAAGGAGAACTCCGATCTGTAAAGCCAAGAGGGGGGCCTTCAAG gaGACAACACCCGATGAGCTCCTGTCTTCTGTTATGACTGCTGTTCTGAAGGATGTGAATCTGAAGCCCGAGCTATTAGGGGACATCTGCGTAG GAAATGTGCTGCAGCCTGGAGGAGGTGCTCTTGTTGCCAGAATCGGACAGTTTCTCAG TGGGATCCCAGAGACTGTTCCTTTAAGTAGTGTGAACAGGCAGTGCTCCTCTGGTCTGCAGGCGATCATCAACATAGCTG GTGGCATCAGGAATGGCTCCTATGACATTGGATTGGCATGTGG GGTTGAATCCATGAGTCTCAGAAGTGTTGGAAATCCTGGAGACCTTAGTCCCCGTACTGTGGATGAAAGTAAAGCCAGGGATTGTTTGATCCCTATGGG GATTACATCCGAGAATGTCGCTGAACGGTTTGGGATCACGAGACAAAAACAAGATTTATTTTCTTTGGCATCTCAGGAAAG GGCGGCTGCGGCACAAAGATCCGGCAATTTTAAAGCTGAAATCGTTCCTGTGACCACTTCATTCACAGATGATCAGGGCAACCCGACCACTATAACGGTGACCGAGGATGACGGGGTTCGGCCAAGTACTACATTGGAGGGGCTTGCCAAACTTAGACCAGCATTTAAGGATGATGGAAGCACGACCGCTG GCAATGCCAGCCAAGTCAGTGATGGAGCTGCTGCAGTTATAGTGGCCAAACGCTCAGCCGCTGTCCAGCTGGGGCTCCCCATAATGGGGGTGTTAAAGTCGTTTGCTGTGGTCGGGGTTCCCCCTGACATTATGGGAGTAGGACCTGCATATGCCATACCAGCGGCATTAGAGAAGGCAG gcctcacGGTTCATGATATAGATGTGTATGAAATTAATGAAGCTTTTGCCAGTCAG GCTGTGTATTGTGTAGAGAAATTAGGAATCCCATTGCAGAAAGTGAATCCCAATGGAGGAGCCATAGCACTTGGACACCCCCTCGGCTGCACAGGTACCCGGCAGACGGTCACGTTACTCAATGAGCTGAAGCGGAGGGGGAAACG GGGTTACGGTGTTGTGTCCATGTGCATTGGCACCGGCATGGGAGCGGCTGCTGTGTTCGAGTATCCTGGACATTAA